A genomic stretch from Skermanella mucosa includes:
- a CDS encoding type II toxin-antitoxin system PemK/MazF family toxin, with amino-acid sequence MKRGDVVIVAASGDYGKPRPAVIIQTDALPSAHCSVVVCQMTSELADAPDFRVTVEPDGGNGLRSRSQVMADKPVTIRRERVGQRIGRLSPADMARLNVALAFVMGLAD; translated from the coding sequence ATGAAGCGCGGTGACGTCGTCATCGTCGCCGCTTCCGGCGACTACGGCAAGCCCCGCCCGGCCGTAATCATCCAGACCGACGCTCTCCCCTCGGCGCACTGTTCCGTCGTGGTGTGCCAGATGACCTCCGAACTGGCCGACGCACCGGATTTCCGGGTGACGGTCGAACCCGACGGCGGTAACGGCCTGCGCTCGAGATCCCAGGTCATGGCGGACAAGCCGGTTACGATCCGCCGGGAACGGGTCGGGCAACGCATCGGCCGACTCTCCCCTGCTGATATGGCCCGCCTGAACGTCGCGCTGGCCTTCGTCATGGGATTGGCCGACTGA
- a CDS encoding antitoxin MazE-like protein produces the protein MQPAERMRAMRERRKSQGFREVRLTLPDVRSQAVRVRIAAEVAALDPAAEAEALDWIEAVSEFDGGDEAR, from the coding sequence ATGCAACCGGCGGAACGAATGAGAGCGATGCGGGAGCGTCGCAAAAGCCAGGGCTTCCGCGAGGTGCGCTTGACCCTCCCGGATGTCCGCTCCCAAGCGGTCAGGGTCCGGATCGCTGCGGAAGTGGCGGCACTCGACCCTGCCGCGGAAGCGGAGGCGCTTGACTGGATCGAGGCGGTCTCCGAATTCGACGGCGGCGATGAAGCGCGGTGA
- a CDS encoding transposase: MARPTRLILPGQTHHVLQRGNNRQDVFFDDEGRRLFLTYLGEAVAGEGCALHAYMLMTNHFHLVVTAGGAESIPRLMQSVGRRYVAHVNRTRGRTGTLWEGRYKSTILDSETYVLACHRYVEANPVRAGVVSRPEDYPWSSYRHNAQGRGDPLLAEHPTYAALGRNAAERLAAYRELFGTGPTEEEVDILRDATQRGWVPGSDGFRRGIERALGRRVDPPRRGRPPGSPKLSREPAPVEDELMWDWDLD, encoded by the coding sequence ATGGCCCGCCCCACGCGCCTCATCCTGCCCGGCCAGACGCACCATGTCCTCCAGCGGGGGAACAACCGGCAGGACGTGTTCTTCGACGACGAGGGCCGCCGGCTGTTCCTCACATACCTGGGCGAGGCGGTGGCGGGGGAGGGGTGCGCGCTGCATGCCTATATGCTGATGACCAATCATTTCCACCTCGTCGTCACGGCCGGCGGGGCGGAGTCGATTCCGCGGCTGATGCAGTCGGTCGGGCGGCGCTATGTCGCCCATGTCAACCGGACCCGCGGGCGGACCGGGACGCTGTGGGAGGGGCGGTACAAATCGACCATCCTGGACAGCGAGACCTACGTGCTGGCCTGCCACCGTTATGTGGAGGCGAACCCGGTGCGGGCCGGCGTCGTCTCCCGGCCGGAGGACTATCCCTGGTCGAGCTACCGCCACAACGCCCAGGGGCGCGGCGACCCGCTGCTGGCCGAACACCCGACCTATGCCGCCCTCGGCAGGAATGCCGCGGAGCGGCTGGCCGCCTATCGGGAGCTGTTCGGCACCGGGCCGACGGAGGAGGAGGTCGATATCCTCCGTGACGCGACCCAGAGGGGATGGGTCCCGGGCAGCGACGGTTTCCGCCGCGGGATCGAACGCGCGCTGGGCCGGCGGGTCGATCCTCCCCGGCGGGGCCGGCCGCCGGGGTCGCCGAAGCTCTCGCGGGAGCCGGCCCCCGTCGAGGACGAATTGATGTGGGACTGGGACCTGGACTAG
- a CDS encoding sulfotransferase: MNTSYKILYIVGMTHSGSTLLDLLIAKNSLAVSVGEVWQLGNLANTRYKKDAKTLLGNECTCGAETIWHCSFWPRIDAVVQREGGIGLRDLDLNSDDPETFRLHNKLIFDAVAEVTGARIVIDSSKIQSRLAKLVAAGFVEVLPLHLMRDPRGQVCSIIHRVQRSVLRPSLRYCRETLATVIFLHGKPHLSVQYENLALDPPGELRRIMEWAGLAYEPAQLAWTDQVSHNIDGNVMRRSTSNEIRSDEKWRERLTGGQKLTIRALTLPAVALARLWERTKGPAPKPLDMAVPPQSSSA; encoded by the coding sequence ATGAACACGAGCTACAAGATCCTCTATATCGTCGGCATGACCCATAGCGGGTCCACTCTGCTTGATCTGCTGATCGCCAAGAACTCGCTGGCCGTCAGCGTCGGCGAGGTGTGGCAGCTCGGCAACCTCGCCAACACGCGCTACAAGAAGGACGCCAAGACGCTGCTCGGCAACGAGTGCACCTGCGGCGCCGAGACGATCTGGCACTGCTCCTTCTGGCCGCGGATCGATGCCGTCGTCCAGCGGGAGGGCGGCATCGGCCTGCGCGACCTGGACCTGAACAGCGACGATCCCGAGACCTTCCGGCTCCACAACAAGCTGATCTTCGATGCCGTCGCCGAGGTCACCGGAGCCCGCATCGTCATCGACTCCAGCAAGATCCAGAGCCGGCTCGCCAAGCTGGTCGCCGCCGGATTCGTCGAGGTCCTGCCGCTCCATCTGATGCGCGACCCGCGCGGGCAGGTCTGCTCGATCATCCATCGGGTCCAGCGGTCCGTGCTGCGCCCGTCGCTCCGCTATTGCCGCGAGACGCTGGCGACGGTGATCTTCCTGCACGGCAAGCCCCACCTGTCGGTCCAGTACGAGAACCTCGCCCTCGACCCGCCCGGCGAGCTGCGGCGGATCATGGAATGGGCGGGCTTGGCCTACGAGCCGGCGCAGCTCGCCTGGACCGACCAGGTCAGCCACAACATCGACGGCAACGTGATGCGGCGCTCGACCTCCAACGAAATCCGGTCCGACGAGAAGTGGCGCGAGCGGCTGACCGGCGGCCAGAAGCTCACCATCCGCGCCCTGACACTCCCCGCAGTCGCCCTCGCCCGCCTGTGGGAGCGGACCAAAGGACCGGCGCCGAAGCCCCTGGACATGGCGGTCCCGCCCCAGTCCAGCTCGGCCTGA